One Nicotiana tomentosiformis chromosome 4, ASM39032v3, whole genome shotgun sequence genomic window carries:
- the LOC138910572 gene encoding uncharacterized protein yields the protein MYDPSDGVVGAGLGSYLVGSKVIVHTDHSALKYLLSKKESKLRLMWWVLLLQEFDLEIKDMKGTKNQVSDHLSRLERPPVETIEIREKFPDEQIFSVVAISERPPWYADVANTLVGGWLPHDLSRVQRRKLQGEVKSYFWNDPFLFKQCAYGVIQRCMPEREMTSILSHCHDRAAGGYYGGNRTAAKVMEAGFYWPTFYKYA from the exons ATGTATGATCCTAGTGATGGAGTTGTGGGGGCAGGTCTAGG ATCATACCTGGTGGGGAGCAAAGTGATTGTACACACGGATCACTCAGCCTTGAAATATCTGTTGAGTAAGAAGGAGTCCAAGCTGCGTCTGATGTGGTGGGTGTTGTTGCTCCAAGAGTTTGACTTGGAGATCAAAGATATGAAGGGCACAAAAAATCAAGTCTCCGATCATCTATCTCGACTTGAGAGACCCCCGGTTGAAACAATTGAAATAAGGGAAAAGTTCCCCGATGAGCAGATTTTCTCCGTTGTTGCGATCTCTGAAAGACCGCCTTGGTATGCTGATGTAGCCAACACTTTGGTTGGCGGATGGTTACCGCATGACCTCTCTCGTGTTCAAAGAAGGAAGCTTCAAGGTgaggtaaaaagttatttttggaatGACCCTTTCTTGTTTAAACAATGTGCATATGGTGTGATTCAAAGATGTATGCCTGAAAGAGAGATGACAAGCATTCTGTCTCATTGCCATGATAGAGCAGCTGGAGGATACTATGGTGGAAATCGCACTGCAGCAAAGGTCATGGAAgccggtttctattggcctacttttTACAAATATGCATGA
- the LOC104121320 gene encoding uncharacterized protein, with the protein MDPFPSSHSYEYILVAIDYVYKWVKAIPTRTNDAWVVCEFLRKNIFTRFRTPQMIINDNGSHFMNTQLDALLSKYGVTHKIGTMYHAQTSGQVEVANIELKRILEKTVSAYHKDWSVKLEEALWAYKTALKTTIGTSPFKRVYEKSCHLPVEIEHKAYWAIKMLNLDLSLAGEHRLGQMNALEEFRLDTYENARIFKEKTKRWHDRLIKPKEFHEGDIVLLYNSRLKLFPENFKSRWTGPYVVKHVSPYGAIEI; encoded by the coding sequence atggaTCCGTTCCCATCGTCGCATTCTtatgagtatatcctagtagCCATTGACTATGTCTATAAGTGGGTCAAAGCAATCCCTACTAGGACCAATGATGCTTGGGTGGTGTGTGAGTTCTTACGAAAGAACATCTTTACCCGCTTTAGGACACCTCAAATGATTATCAATGACAATGGATCACACTTTATGAACACACAGTTAGATGCACTGCTGTCCAAGTATGGGGTCACACACAAAATAGGAACCATGTATCATGCCCAAACTAGTGGTCAAGTTGAAGTGGCTAACATTGAACTTAAACGAATTCTTGAAAAGACGGTTAGTGCTTATCATAAGGATTGGTCTGTAAAGTTGGAGGAAGCTCTATGGGCGTACAAAACTGCGTTAAAAACAACCATAGGGACTTCACCGTTCAAACGAGTGTATGAAAAATCATGTCACCTACCTGTTGAGatagaacataaagcttattgggcaattaagatgcttaatcttgatcttagtcttgCAGGTGAACACAGGCTGGGTCAGATGAATGCCTTGGAGGAGTTTAGACTGGACACGTATGAAAATGCgcggattttcaaggaaaagacaaaaaGGTGGCATGATCGTCTGATTAAGCCAAAGGAGTTTCATGAAGGGGATATAGTCTTACTGTATAATAGTAGACTCAAATTGTTCCCCGAAAACTTTAAGTCTAGATGGACGGGACCGTATGTGGTGAAACATGTATCACCATATGGGGCAATTGAGATCTAA